In the genome of Terriglobales bacterium, the window AGTCTGCTCCGGCGAGACCAGTGACTTGATGGCGGTCTGGGAAGATGCCGACCGCGTCATCCTGATCGACGCAGTCATGACCGGGGCGCCGCCGGGAACGATCCACGTCTGGGACAGCTCCGTGCCCGGCCTCGTTTCCGGCGCGCTGCCCTCCACCCACGGGCTGGGCGTGGCCGAAGCCTTCCGCCTGGTCCAGGTCCTGGGCCGGGCGCCGGCCTGCATCCGCGTCTACGGCATCGAAGCCGCGGGTTTCGAGCTGGGCGCATCGCCTTCGG includes:
- a CDS encoding hydrogenase maturation protease; the encoded protein is MKIIACGNPYRRDDAAALLVAERLQAFGIDVEVCSGETSDLMAVWEDADRVILIDAVMTGAPPGTIHVWDSSVPGLVSGALPSTHGLGVAEAFRLVQVLGRAPACIRVYGIEAAGFELGASPSAPVTAAAEQLAARIAGEIGAHPCA